One segment of Alligator mississippiensis isolate rAllMis1 chromosome 13, rAllMis1, whole genome shotgun sequence DNA contains the following:
- the ARHGEF19 gene encoding rho guanine nucleotide exchange factor 19, which translates to MDYRPRPDFQPHLTSLPYRHASEGMGVLTVGEPQGPARHHVAVCKQDSLSFVELPALQPPAPGDCSLFQSSSEDQGPESPPPRPEGWPPAPHGYLDFCHETAWIPDAWVPSGSCTGDGGSQPGTAGLCAPQGRQVQGKADSWPHGRPSEASDSSPSLLSDSSLHELLGGPAAQRRGSQGTGKEKLAWRKIRVYSPDSPSDSSPSLEGDTGSQCPEATRPAGELTLGEMALRALRPAPEGYPREVPETLDLALPPHAGGRSAKASADQERRRFSASELVNRLQLSQRRGTFSLKLGKSLSARSAAKEKGAGASQEGKLGGRERSCSADERPSPASDGGNGWPRTKAEQETPGGASLKHERRQSRFLLNSILYQEYSDVAIDREIQRQKREDALAEEEDEVLAPPKTNLSPSSSFRSQRASRGSTFSLWQDIPDVRSSGVLSTISLQECKLQEAKFELITSEASYIHSLSIAVDHFMNSRELNECLGAQEKQWLFSKLPEVKDVSERFLLELEERLEEDILLFDVCDIVLRHCPAFRRVYLPYVTNQAYQEQTYQRLLQDNAKFPGILAKLEEGPVCQRLPLTSFLILPFQRIMRLKMLVENILKRTPQGSRDEDTATKAFNELKKLVKECNASVRSMKRTEELIHLNKKIHFESKIFPLISQSRWLVKHGELVEVDVPLLSTFASKFKLCTRTVYLHLFNDCLLLSRRKETGKFAVFVHAKMPELKVTDLSKKLQGIPGQIFHLQLFNNQSLKHQILLRAQTESEKQRWISAMVPCSPQTDKEHVTETADSTQVQCIKAYKAQEHDELTLEKADILAVKTRTSDGWIEGIRLSDGERGWVPKGHVEEITSRSARLRNLRENDRLKHATRKLEQGQA; encoded by the exons ATGGACTACCGCCCCCGGCCTGACTTCCAGCCGCACTTGACCTCACTGCCGTACCGTCACGCCAGCGAGGGCATGGGGGTCCTCACCGTGGGCGAGCCCCAGGGCCCAGCCAGGCACCACGTGGCCGTCTGCAAGCAGGACAGCCTGTCCTTCGTGGAGCTGCCCGCCCTCCAGCCGCCGGCTCCAGGGGATTGCAGCCTCTTCCAGAGCTCCTCCGAGGACCAGGGCCCGGAGAGCCCACCGCCGCGCCCCGAAGGCTGGCCCCCCGCCCCGCACGGCTACCTAGACTTCTGCCACGAAACGGCCTGgatcccggacgcctgggtcccctCTGGAAGCTGCACCGGGGACGGGGGCTCGCAGCCCGGGACAGCAGGGCTCTGCGCCCCGCAGGGCAGGCAGGTGCAGGGCAAGGCGGACAGCTGGCCCCACGGCCGCCCCTCCGAGGCGTCCGACTCTTCACCCTCCTTGCTCAGTGACTCCTCTCTCCACGAGCTCCTCGGCGGGCCGGCCGCCCAGCGGCGAGGGTCCCAAGGGACGGGCAAGGAGAAGCTGGCCT GGAGGAAGATCCGGGTCTACTCCCCGGACAGCCCCAgcgacagcagccccagcctggagggGGACACGGGATCCCAGTGTCCCGAGGCCACGCGGCCCGCGGGGGAGCTCACGCTGGGGGAGATGGCGCTGCGGGCGCTGAGGCCAGCTCCGGAGGGGTATCCCCGCGAGGTGCCTGAGACGCTGGACCTGGCGCTGCCCCCGCATGCAGGCGGCCGGAGCGCCAAGGCCTCGGCGGATCAGGAGAGGAGACGCTTCTCCGCCTCGGAGCTCGTGAACCGGCTGCAGCTGTCTCAGCGCCGCGGCACCTTCTCCCTCAAGCTGGGCAAGTCCCTGTCCGCCCGGAGCGCTGCCAAGGAGAAAGGAgctggggcaagccaggaag GGAAACTGGGAGGACGGGAGCGGAGCTGCAGCGCCGACGAGCGTCCGTCCCCAGCCAGCGATGGTGGGAACGGCTGGCCCAG GACCAAGGCGGAGCAGGAGACCCCCGGGGGGGCCTCGCTGAAGCACGAAAGGCGGCAGTCCCGGTTCCTCCTGAACT CCATCCTGTACCAGGAGTACAGCGACGTGGCCATCGACCGAGAGATCCAGCGGCAGAAGCGGGAGGACGCGCTggcggaggaggaggacgagGTGCTGGCGCCGCCCAAGACCAACCTGTCTCCCAGCAGCTCCTTCCGCTCGCAGCGCGCGTCCCGCGGCTCCACCTTCTCGCTGTGGCAGGACATCCCGGACGTGCGGAGCAGCGGGGTCCTCAGCACCATCAGCCTCCAGGAGTGCAAGCTGCAGGAG GCCAAGTTCGAGCTGATCACCTCGGAGGCCTCGTACATCCACAGCCTGTCCATCGCGGTGGACCACTTCATGAACTCCCGGGAGCTGAACGAGTGCCTGGGAGCGCAGGAGAAGCAGTGGCTCTTCTCCAAGCTCCCCGAGGTGAAGGACGTCAGCGAAAG GttcctgctggagctggaggagcGGCTGGAGGAGGACATCCTGCTCTTCGACGTGTGCGACATCGTGCTGCGCCACTGCCCCGCTTTCCGCCGCGTCTACCTGCCCTACGTCACCAACCAGGCCTACCAGGAGCAGACCTACCAGCGCCTGCT GCAGGACAATGCCAAGTTCCCAGGCATCCTGGCCAAGCTGGAAGAGGGGCCCGTGTGTCAGCGCCTGCCCCTCACGTCCTTCCTGATCCTGCCCTTCCAGAGAATCATGCGCCTGAAGATGCTGGTGGAG AACATCCTGAAACGGACCCCGCAGGGCTCCCGGGATGAGGACACAGCCACCAAAGCCTTCAACGAGCTCAAGAAG CTGGTGAAGGAGTGCAACGCCAGTGTCCGCTCCATGAAGAGGACAGAGGAGCTCATTCACCTGAACAAGAAAATCCACTTTGAGAGTAAG atcTTCCCGCTGATCTCGCAGTCGCGCTGGCTCGTGAAACACGGGGAGCTGGTGGAAGTGGACGTGCCGCTGCTCAGCACGTTCGCCTCCAAGTTCAAGCTGTGCACCCGCACCGTGTATCTGCACCTCTTCAACGACTGTCTCCTGCTGTCCCGACGCAAGGA GACAGGGAAGTTTGCCGTGTTTGTTCACGCCAAGATGCCCGAGCTCAAAGTGACCGACCTGAGCAAGAAGCTCCAGGGGATCCCGGGGCAGATCTTCCACCTACAGCTCTTCAACAACCAGAGCCTGAAGCACCAGATCCTGCTGCGAGCGCAGACCGA GAGCGAGAAGCAGCGATGGATCTCGGCGATggtgccctgcagcccccagacgGACAAGGAGCACGTCACCGAGACCGCAG ACAGCACCCAGGTGCAGTGCATCAAGGCCTACAAAGCCCAGGAGCACGACGAGCTGACGCTGGAGAAAGCCGACATCCTGGCCGTCAAGACCAGGACCAGCGACG GGTGGATCGAGGGCATCCGCCTGTCGGACGGCGAGCGGGGCTGGGTGCCCAAGGGCCACGTGGAGGAGATCACCAGCCGCAGCGCCCGGCTCCGCAACCTGCGGGAGAACGACCGCCTCAAGCACGCCACGCGcaagctggagcagggccaggcctga